The Burkholderia mallei ATCC 23344 genome has a window encoding:
- a CDS encoding heme/hemin ABC transporter substrate-binding protein, which yields MSKPPRIDARRRAWLAGTGALVFAAAHPGAFARAPASAPPKRVVAIGGALAETIYALGGARTARYELVGTDTTCTYPEAARRLPKVGYQRALSTEGLLSLRPDVVLASAEAGPAAALSQLARAGVAVTTFDEAHDVESVRRKIRGIANALSLQATGDMLLARFDRDWLAARAAADAAPPRGRERTPARALFVLNHTGNQALVAGQQTAADAMIRYAGAHNAMQGFDRYKPLTAEALVAAAPDVVLITDEGLQAAGGRDALLAAPGFGATPAGRARRVVSLDALFLLGFGPRLPQAVTALQRRLNSVLA from the coding sequence ATGAGCAAGCCGCCGCGCATCGATGCCCGCCGGCGCGCGTGGCTCGCGGGCACGGGCGCGCTCGTGTTCGCGGCCGCGCATCCGGGCGCGTTCGCGCGCGCGCCGGCGAGCGCGCCGCCCAAGCGCGTGGTCGCGATCGGCGGCGCGCTCGCCGAGACGATCTACGCGCTCGGCGGCGCGCGAACCGCGCGCTACGAACTCGTCGGCACCGACACCACGTGCACGTATCCGGAAGCCGCGCGACGGCTGCCGAAGGTCGGCTACCAACGCGCGTTGTCGACGGAAGGCTTGTTGTCGCTGCGCCCCGATGTCGTGCTCGCGTCGGCGGAAGCCGGCCCGGCGGCCGCGCTGTCGCAGCTCGCGCGCGCGGGCGTCGCCGTCACGACGTTCGACGAGGCGCACGATGTCGAATCGGTGCGCCGCAAGATTCGCGGCATCGCAAACGCGCTGTCGCTGCAGGCGACGGGCGACATGCTGCTCGCGCGCTTCGATCGCGACTGGCTCGCAGCGCGCGCGGCGGCGGACGCCGCGCCGCCGCGCGGGCGCGAGCGCACGCCCGCGCGCGCGCTGTTCGTGCTGAACCACACCGGCAACCAGGCGCTCGTCGCCGGCCAGCAGACGGCCGCCGACGCGATGATCCGCTACGCGGGCGCGCACAACGCGATGCAGGGGTTCGACCGCTACAAGCCGCTGACCGCCGAGGCGCTCGTCGCGGCGGCGCCCGACGTCGTGCTGATCACCGACGAAGGGTTGCAGGCGGCGGGCGGGCGCGATGCGCTGCTCGCCGCGCCCGGCTTCGGCGCGACGCCGGCCGGCCGCGCGCGGCGCGTCGTGTCGCTCGATGCGCTGTTTCTGCTCGGCTTCGGGCCGCGCCTGCCGCAAGCGGTCACCGCGTTGCAGCGGCGCCTGAACAGTGTGCTCGCATGA
- a CDS encoding FecCD family ABC transporter permease has translation MSLAARRHSARPISAERGSTCASRALAALRRRRARWTLATLIAALAAASIAALCIGAYRLSPAQLLGALTATDAQLAGDAALRQARAVLVDIRAPRVVLALFVGAGFGAAGAAMQALFRNPLADPGLIGVSSGAALGASALIVLGPLFAARLALGLLPVAAFAGALAVAALVYRLAVARGRLALPLLLLAGIAINALAGAGIGLLTYLADDAQLRSLTFWSLGSVGGAQWRTIAAVAPFALAGCVLLARERHALNALQLGEAEAMHLGVPVPRVKRRVLVGTAMCVGALVSCTGAIGFIGLVAPHCVRLAAGADQRIVIPGAALFGALLAVAADLAARTLAAPAEIPLGILTALIGAPFFLALLWKRRGALGG, from the coding sequence ATGAGCCTCGCCGCCCGCCGCCATTCGGCCCGCCCGATATCCGCCGAGCGCGGTTCGACCTGCGCGTCGCGCGCCCTCGCCGCACTGCGCCGGCGACGCGCGCGATGGACGCTCGCCACGCTGATCGCCGCGCTCGCCGCCGCGTCGATCGCCGCACTCTGCATCGGCGCGTACCGGCTCTCGCCCGCGCAGTTGCTCGGCGCGCTCACCGCCACCGATGCGCAGCTCGCGGGCGACGCGGCGCTGCGCCAGGCGCGCGCGGTGCTCGTCGACATCCGCGCGCCGCGCGTCGTGCTCGCGCTCTTCGTCGGCGCGGGCTTCGGCGCGGCCGGCGCCGCGATGCAAGCGCTCTTTCGCAATCCGCTCGCCGATCCGGGCCTGATCGGCGTATCGAGCGGCGCGGCGCTCGGCGCATCGGCGCTGATCGTGCTCGGCCCGCTCTTCGCCGCGCGGCTCGCGCTCGGCTTGCTGCCCGTCGCCGCGTTCGCCGGCGCGCTCGCGGTCGCGGCGCTCGTCTACCGGCTCGCCGTCGCGCGCGGCCGGCTCGCGCTGCCGCTGCTGCTGCTCGCCGGCATCGCGATCAACGCGCTCGCCGGCGCGGGGATCGGGCTTCTCACCTACCTCGCCGACGATGCGCAACTGCGGTCGCTGACGTTCTGGAGCCTCGGCAGCGTCGGCGGCGCGCAATGGCGCACGATCGCCGCCGTCGCGCCGTTCGCGCTCGCCGGCTGCGTGCTGCTCGCGCGCGAGCGACACGCGCTGAACGCGCTGCAGCTCGGCGAAGCCGAAGCGATGCATCTCGGGGTGCCGGTGCCGCGCGTGAAGCGGCGCGTGCTCGTCGGCACCGCGATGTGCGTCGGCGCGCTCGTGTCGTGCACCGGCGCGATCGGTTTCATCGGGCTCGTCGCACCGCATTGCGTGCGGCTCGCGGCGGGCGCCGATCAGCGCATCGTGATACCGGGCGCGGCGCTTTTCGGCGCGCTGCTCGCGGTGGCCGCCGATCTCGCCGCGCGCACGCTCGCCGCGCCGGCCGAGATTCCGCTCGGCATCCTGACCGCGCTGATCGGCGCGCCGTTCTTTCTAGCGCTGCTCTGGAAGCGGCGCGGCGCGCTGGGAGGATGA
- a CDS encoding heme ABC transporter ATP-binding protein, producing MLNADHLHVARDGRAILNDLSIRIAPGCVTALLGRNGAGKSTLLGVLAGDLPAGGLARGATVRGGVALNGEPLHAIDAPRLARLRAVLPQASRPAFAFSAREIVLLGRYPHARRAGALTHADGEIASQALALAGATALDARDVTTLSGGELARVQFARVLAQLWPPPGAAQPPRYLLLDEPTAALDLAHQHQLLDTVRRLSRDWNLGVLTIVHDPNLAARHADRIAMLADGAIVAQGAPADVLRPEPIARCYGFRVRLVDAGDGVAPVIVPA from the coding sequence ATGCTGAATGCCGACCATCTTCACGTCGCGCGCGACGGCCGCGCGATCCTGAACGACCTGTCGATCCGGATCGCGCCCGGCTGCGTCACCGCGCTGCTCGGCCGCAACGGCGCGGGCAAGAGCACGCTGCTCGGCGTGCTCGCGGGCGACCTGCCGGCCGGCGGCCTCGCGCGCGGCGCGACGGTGCGCGGCGGCGTCGCGCTGAACGGCGAGCCGCTTCACGCGATCGACGCGCCGCGCCTCGCACGGCTGCGGGCGGTGCTGCCGCAGGCGTCGCGGCCCGCGTTCGCGTTCAGCGCGCGCGAGATCGTGCTGCTCGGGCGCTACCCGCACGCGCGCCGCGCGGGCGCGCTCACGCATGCGGACGGCGAGATCGCGTCGCAGGCGCTCGCGCTCGCCGGCGCAACGGCGCTCGATGCGCGCGACGTGACGACGCTCTCGGGCGGCGAGCTTGCCCGCGTGCAGTTCGCGCGCGTGCTCGCGCAGCTCTGGCCGCCGCCCGGCGCGGCGCAGCCGCCGCGCTACCTGCTGCTCGACGAGCCGACCGCCGCGCTCGACCTCGCGCATCAGCATCAATTGCTCGACACGGTTCGACGCCTGTCGCGCGACTGGAACCTCGGCGTGCTGACGATCGTCCACGATCCGAATCTCGCCGCGCGCCACGCGGATCGCATCGCGATGCTCGCGGACGGCGCGATCGTCGCGCAAGGCGCGCCCGCCGACGTGCTGCGCCCCGAGCCGATCGCGCGGTGCTACGGCTTTCGCGTGCGGCTCGTCGACGCGGGCGACGGCGTCGCGCCCGTCATCGTGCCCGCGTGA
- a CDS encoding trimeric intracellular cation channel family protein — MHTLYLIAIVAEAMSGALMGMQRGMDRFGLALVGAVTALGGGTVRDVLLGRYPLTWVAHPEYLLLTLAAATFASMTATHVARLKSLFTAVDALGLAAFSIIGCDVAAAVNGSPVVIVLAGAITGVCGGMLRDLLCNEMPLVLRKELYASIALLTGGLYVGMKAIGAAQGFATVVALAVGFALRMLAVRRGWRLKAFQAADAG; from the coding sequence ATGCATACGCTCTACCTGATCGCGATCGTCGCCGAGGCGATGTCGGGCGCGCTGATGGGCATGCAGCGCGGGATGGACCGGTTCGGCCTCGCGCTCGTCGGCGCGGTGACCGCGCTCGGCGGCGGCACGGTGCGCGACGTGCTGCTCGGCCGCTATCCGCTGACCTGGGTCGCGCACCCCGAATACCTGCTGCTGACGCTCGCGGCGGCGACGTTCGCATCGATGACGGCGACGCACGTCGCGCGGCTGAAGTCGCTGTTCACGGCCGTCGACGCGCTCGGGCTCGCGGCGTTCTCGATCATCGGCTGCGATGTCGCGGCGGCCGTGAACGGCAGCCCGGTCGTGATCGTGCTCGCGGGCGCGATCACCGGCGTTTGCGGCGGGATGCTGCGCGACCTGCTCTGCAACGAGATGCCGCTCGTGCTGCGCAAGGAGCTGTACGCGAGCATCGCGCTGCTGACGGGTGGGCTGTATGTCGGCATGAAGGCGATCGGTGCCGCGCAAGGTTTCGCGACCGTCGTCGCGCTGGCCGTGGGATTCGCGCTCAGGATGCTCGCCGTGCGGCGCGGCTGGCGGCTGAAGGCGTTTCAGGCGGCCGACGCCGGGTGA
- a CDS encoding penicillin-binding protein 1A: MTDHTPHSSPPASPTPPQGPAPKRRRYFRTLAGLVLGAAIAVGAVGTWTLHRIWTALPSVEPLAVYRPALPLRIFSREGELLAEYGVERREFVPLDRIPPLVRHALLAAEDAQFYTHGAVDIGGLARATVANVVTGQPGQGGSTITMQVARNFFLTREKVLSRKLAEILMSYKLERAYSKDKLLELYMNEIYLGERAYGFAAAASVYFGKPLDALTPGEAAVLAGLPKAPSAFNPVVNPARATMRRNYVLGRMRALGYLDEAAYRQAADAPIALATTPPPGILAAPYVAERARRMMVERFHDDAYTLGLDVTTTIAMREQRAADAALARGLAQVGRRDAKDALEGALVSIDAATGDILALVGGADFSHNVFDHALQAYRQPGSSFKPFVYSAALEKGMFPGVLIDDTQRTLSRDETGANPWRPRNFGNHYEGFIPVRRGLMRSKNLVAVSLMQVARPDFVQQHAARFGFEPLRNPASLPLALGAGSATPLEVASAYGVFANGGVRMEPRLIESVRQRHGGALFDAQLAPGVRVISARNAFVMDSMLRDVVAHGTARRAVALKRADAAGKTGTSNGSKDVWFAGYSSGVVSVVWMGYDAPRSLGRATGSSAALPVWVDYMKTAVDGRGAIERTPPADVALVDGDFVYAEYANGDKCAPSLPPFVRSPFACGAARGAPADGGAPASAAGAAGAPTPAAVDAAERARVLELFRTED, translated from the coding sequence ATGACCGATCACACGCCGCACTCGTCGCCGCCCGCCTCGCCGACGCCGCCTCAGGGGCCCGCGCCGAAGCGCCGCCGCTATTTCCGCACGCTCGCGGGCCTCGTGCTCGGCGCGGCGATCGCGGTCGGCGCGGTCGGCACGTGGACGCTGCATCGCATCTGGACGGCGCTGCCGTCCGTCGAGCCGCTCGCCGTCTATCGTCCGGCGCTGCCGCTGCGGATCTTTTCGCGCGAAGGCGAGCTGCTCGCCGAATACGGCGTCGAGCGTCGCGAGTTCGTGCCGCTCGACCGCATCCCGCCGCTCGTGCGGCACGCGCTGCTCGCGGCCGAGGATGCGCAGTTCTACACGCACGGCGCGGTCGACATCGGCGGGCTCGCGCGCGCGACGGTGGCGAACGTCGTCACCGGCCAGCCCGGGCAGGGCGGCAGCACGATCACGATGCAGGTCGCGCGCAATTTCTTTCTGACGCGCGAGAAGGTGCTGAGCCGCAAGCTCGCCGAGATCCTGATGTCGTACAAGCTCGAACGCGCGTACAGCAAGGACAAGCTGCTCGAGCTGTACATGAACGAGATCTATCTCGGCGAGCGCGCGTACGGGTTCGCGGCGGCCGCGTCGGTGTACTTCGGCAAGCCGCTCGATGCGCTCACGCCCGGCGAGGCGGCGGTGCTCGCGGGCCTGCCGAAGGCGCCGTCCGCGTTCAATCCGGTCGTCAATCCGGCGCGGGCGACGATGCGCCGCAACTACGTGCTCGGCCGCATGCGCGCGCTCGGGTATCTGGACGAGGCCGCGTACCGGCAGGCCGCCGACGCGCCGATCGCGCTCGCGACCACGCCGCCGCCCGGCATCCTCGCCGCGCCGTACGTCGCCGAGCGCGCGCGCCGGATGATGGTCGAGCGCTTCCATGACGACGCCTACACGCTCGGCCTGGACGTGACGACGACGATCGCGATGCGCGAGCAGCGCGCGGCCGACGCGGCGCTCGCGCGCGGGCTCGCGCAGGTCGGCCGGCGCGACGCGAAGGACGCGCTCGAAGGCGCGCTCGTGTCGATCGACGCGGCGACGGGCGACATTCTCGCGCTCGTCGGCGGCGCGGACTTCTCGCACAACGTGTTCGATCATGCGTTGCAGGCGTATCGGCAACCGGGTTCGAGCTTCAAGCCGTTCGTCTATTCGGCCGCGCTGGAGAAAGGGATGTTCCCCGGCGTGCTGATCGACGACACGCAGCGCACGCTGTCGCGTGACGAAACCGGCGCGAACCCGTGGCGGCCGCGCAATTTCGGCAACCACTACGAAGGCTTCATTCCGGTGCGGCGCGGGCTGATGCGCTCGAAGAACCTCGTCGCGGTGAGCCTGATGCAGGTCGCGCGGCCGGATTTCGTCCAGCAGCACGCGGCGCGCTTCGGCTTCGAGCCGCTGCGCAACCCCGCGTCGCTGCCGCTCGCGCTCGGCGCGGGCTCGGCGACGCCGCTGGAGGTGGCGAGCGCCTACGGCGTGTTCGCCAACGGCGGCGTGCGCATGGAGCCGCGCCTCATCGAATCGGTGCGGCAGCGGCACGGCGGCGCGCTGTTCGACGCGCAGCTCGCGCCCGGCGTGCGCGTCATCTCGGCGCGCAACGCGTTCGTGATGGACAGCATGCTGCGCGACGTCGTCGCGCACGGCACCGCGCGCCGCGCGGTCGCGCTCAAGCGCGCGGACGCGGCGGGCAAGACCGGCACGTCGAACGGCTCGAAGGACGTGTGGTTCGCCGGCTATTCGTCGGGCGTCGTATCGGTCGTCTGGATGGGCTACGACGCGCCGCGCAGCCTCGGCCGCGCGACGGGCTCGTCGGCCGCGCTGCCCGTGTGGGTCGACTACATGAAGACCGCGGTCGACGGCCGCGGCGCGATCGAGCGCACGCCGCCCGCGGACGTCGCGCTCGTCGACGGCGATTTCGTCTATGCCGAATACGCGAACGGCGACAAGTGCGCGCCGTCGCTGCCGCCGTTCGTGCGCAGCCCGTTCGCGTGCGGCGCGGCGCGCGGTGCGCCGGCGGACGGCGGCGCGCCGGCGAGCGCGGCAGGGGCGGCGGGTGCGCCGACGCCGGCCGCCGTCGATGCGGCCGAGCGCGCGCGCGTGCTCGAGCTGTTTCGCACCGAAGACTGA
- a CDS encoding HTH-type transcriptional regulator ArgP, giving the protein MTIDPKQAAALVAVADTGSFEQAAARLHVTASAVTQRVRALEASLGAPLLLRTRPCRPTADGQRVLQHLRRMALLQVDLQAELEAERGSTIAVAIALNSDSLGSWFLPALTSVLAGERMLFELIVEDQDHTFALLESGMAIGCVTTQSKPMRGCFATPLGTMRYRLIAAEEFAARWFAQGLTRESAREAPVVAHGRRDTLQSSFLRDKLGLPDGAFPCHYVPGTHAHFAAVRHGLGYAMVPELLLGTTPLAEQRLVDLAPAHSTDVSLYWHAWTVQSPKMESLSSRVVEAAQQLLAPPPRGAAAAGGRAAAAPAPVKRANARNTR; this is encoded by the coding sequence ATGACGATCGATCCGAAACAGGCGGCGGCGCTCGTCGCCGTCGCCGATACCGGCAGCTTCGAGCAGGCGGCCGCGCGGCTGCACGTGACCGCGTCGGCCGTCACGCAGCGCGTGCGGGCGCTGGAGGCGAGCCTCGGCGCGCCGCTGCTGCTGCGCACGCGGCCGTGCCGGCCGACGGCCGACGGCCAGCGCGTGCTGCAGCACCTGCGCCGGATGGCGCTGCTGCAAGTCGATCTGCAAGCGGAGCTCGAAGCCGAGCGCGGCTCGACGATCGCGGTCGCGATCGCGCTCAACTCGGACAGCCTCGGCTCGTGGTTCCTGCCCGCGCTCACTTCGGTGCTCGCGGGCGAGCGGATGCTGTTCGAGCTGATCGTCGAGGATCAGGATCACACATTCGCGCTGCTCGAAAGCGGCATGGCGATCGGCTGCGTGACGACGCAGAGCAAGCCGATGCGCGGCTGCTTCGCGACGCCGCTCGGCACGATGCGCTACCGGTTGATCGCCGCGGAGGAATTCGCCGCGCGCTGGTTCGCGCAGGGCCTCACCCGCGAGAGCGCGCGCGAGGCGCCCGTCGTCGCGCACGGCCGGCGCGACACGCTGCAATCGTCGTTTCTGCGGGACAAGCTCGGCCTGCCGGACGGCGCGTTTCCGTGCCATTACGTGCCGGGCACGCACGCGCACTTCGCGGCCGTGCGGCACGGGCTCGGCTATGCGATGGTGCCCGAGCTGCTGCTCGGCACGACGCCGCTCGCCGAGCAGCGGCTCGTCGATCTCGCGCCCGCGCATTCGACCGACGTGTCGCTGTACTGGCACGCGTGGACCGTGCAGTCGCCGAAGATGGAATCGCTGTCGTCGCGGGTCGTCGAGGCCGCGCAGCAACTGCTCGCGCCGCCGCCGCGCGGCGCCGCCGCGGCGGGCGGGCGCGCCGCGGCGGCGCCCGCTCCCGTCAAGCGCGCGAACGCGCGAAATACGCGCTGA
- the ltaE gene encoding low-specificity L-threonine aldolase, translating to MIDLRSDTVTRPSAPMLAAMTAAEVGDDVWGDDPTVARLQAVVAEHAGKEAALFFPSGTQSNLAALMSHCERGDEYIVGQAAHTYKYEGGGAAVLGSIQPQPIENAADGTLPLEKIAAAIKPIDDHFARSRLFTLENTIGGKVLPAGYVDEAVALARSRGLAAHLDGARVCNAAVASGRAIAELCAPFDSVSICFSKGLGAPVGSVLVGSGALIERAHRWRKVLGGGMRQAGVLAAACLYALEHNVERLADDHANAERLAQGLARIEPVKVLSQATNMVFAQFPEADCAPLEAWLKERGILTQMLYASRFVTHCDVSRDDIDTAVAAISAYFARSRA from the coding sequence ATGATCGATTTACGCAGCGATACCGTGACGCGCCCGAGCGCGCCGATGCTGGCCGCGATGACGGCCGCCGAAGTGGGCGACGACGTGTGGGGCGACGATCCCACCGTCGCGCGCCTGCAGGCCGTGGTGGCCGAGCACGCGGGCAAGGAGGCGGCGCTGTTCTTTCCGAGCGGCACGCAGAGCAACCTCGCGGCGCTGATGTCGCACTGCGAGCGCGGCGACGAGTACATCGTCGGCCAGGCCGCGCACACGTACAAATACGAGGGCGGCGGCGCGGCGGTGCTCGGCAGCATTCAGCCGCAGCCGATCGAGAACGCCGCGGACGGCACGCTGCCGCTCGAGAAGATCGCGGCCGCGATCAAGCCGATCGACGATCACTTCGCCCGCTCGCGCCTGTTCACGCTTGAGAACACGATCGGCGGCAAGGTGCTGCCGGCGGGCTATGTCGACGAAGCGGTCGCGCTCGCGCGCAGCCGCGGGCTCGCTGCGCATCTCGACGGCGCGCGCGTATGCAACGCGGCCGTCGCGTCGGGCCGCGCGATCGCCGAGCTGTGCGCGCCGTTCGATTCGGTGTCGATCTGCTTTTCGAAGGGGCTCGGCGCGCCGGTGGGCTCGGTGCTCGTCGGCAGCGGCGCGCTGATCGAGCGCGCGCACCGCTGGCGCAAGGTGCTCGGCGGCGGCATGCGCCAGGCGGGCGTGCTCGCGGCCGCGTGCCTGTATGCGCTCGAGCACAACGTCGAGCGTCTCGCCGACGATCACGCGAACGCCGAGCGCCTCGCGCAGGGCCTCGCGCGCATCGAGCCGGTGAAGGTGCTGTCGCAGGCGACGAACATGGTGTTCGCGCAATTTCCCGAAGCCGATTGCGCGCCGCTCGAAGCATGGCTCAAGGAGCGCGGGATTCTCACGCAGATGCTGTATGCGTCGCGCTTCGTCACGCACTGCGACGTGTCGCGCGACGACATCGACACGGCTGTCGCCGCGATCAGCGCGTATTTCGCGCGTTCGCGCGCTTGA
- a CDS encoding cytochrome ubiquinol oxidase subunit I: protein METAFSALDLARVQFAFTVSFHIVFPALSIGLASFIAVLEYRWLKTGKAYYKSLCLFWSKIFAVAFGMGVVSGVVMAYQFGTNWSGFSSFAGSVTGPLLMYEVMTAFFLEAGFLGIMLFGWNRVSPRAHFGATLMVAIGTLISTFWILASNSWMQTPQGFEIVDGQVVPTDWFAIIFNPSFPYRLAHMAIAAFVVAALVVAATAAWHLLKGRRDKAVKKMFSMSLWLLLVLAPLQAVIGDQHGINTLRHQPAKLAAIEGLWETEPGGTALNLFGIPDMKAQTTRYAVSIPHLGSLILTHSWDGEIRGLKSFPPQDRPNSTVVFWSFRIMVGLGLAMIGLAALAWLLRRRGRLYEAKWFHRFALAMGPTGFVSLLAGWVTTEVGRQPWVVYGVMRTSHAVSPLSTQQVSVSLMTFVVVYFLVFGTGVYYMLKLMRKGPALPGDTPDDAHDARPERTARRPLSAANQLIDAA, encoded by the coding sequence ATGGAAACCGCTTTTTCGGCCCTCGATCTGGCCCGCGTGCAGTTCGCGTTCACCGTCTCCTTCCATATCGTCTTTCCCGCGCTGAGCATCGGGCTCGCGAGCTTCATCGCCGTGCTCGAATACCGATGGCTCAAGACCGGCAAGGCGTATTACAAGAGCCTTTGCCTGTTCTGGTCGAAGATCTTCGCGGTCGCGTTCGGCATGGGCGTCGTCTCCGGCGTCGTGATGGCGTATCAGTTCGGCACGAACTGGTCCGGCTTCTCGAGCTTCGCCGGCTCCGTCACCGGCCCGCTGCTGATGTACGAGGTGATGACCGCGTTCTTCCTCGAAGCGGGCTTCCTCGGCATCATGCTGTTCGGCTGGAACCGCGTGAGCCCGCGCGCGCACTTCGGCGCGACGCTGATGGTCGCGATCGGCACGCTGATCTCGACGTTCTGGATTCTCGCGTCGAACAGCTGGATGCAGACGCCGCAGGGCTTCGAGATCGTCGACGGCCAGGTCGTGCCCACCGACTGGTTCGCGATCATCTTCAACCCGTCGTTCCCGTACCGGCTCGCGCACATGGCGATCGCCGCGTTCGTCGTCGCCGCGCTCGTGGTGGCCGCGACGGCCGCGTGGCACCTGCTGAAGGGCCGCCGCGACAAGGCCGTGAAGAAGATGTTCTCGATGTCGCTGTGGCTGTTGCTCGTGCTCGCGCCGCTGCAGGCCGTGATCGGCGATCAGCACGGCATCAACACGCTGCGCCACCAGCCCGCGAAGCTCGCCGCGATCGAGGGGCTGTGGGAAACCGAGCCGGGCGGCACCGCGCTGAACCTGTTCGGCATTCCCGACATGAAGGCGCAAACCACGCGTTACGCGGTGTCGATTCCGCATCTCGGCAGCCTGATCCTCACGCACAGCTGGGACGGCGAGATCCGCGGGCTGAAGTCGTTCCCGCCGCAAGACCGGCCGAACTCGACCGTCGTGTTCTGGAGCTTTCGCATCATGGTCGGGCTCGGCCTCGCGATGATCGGCCTCGCCGCGCTCGCCTGGCTGCTGCGCCGCCGCGGGCGCCTCTATGAAGCGAAGTGGTTCCACCGGTTCGCGCTCGCGATGGGCCCGACGGGCTTCGTCTCCCTGCTCGCCGGCTGGGTGACGACCGAAGTGGGCCGCCAGCCGTGGGTGGTCTACGGCGTGATGCGCACGTCGCACGCGGTGTCGCCGCTGTCGACGCAGCAGGTGAGCGTCTCGCTGATGACGTTCGTCGTCGTCTACTTCCTCGTGTTCGGCACGGGCGTCTACTACATGCTGAAGCTGATGAGAAAGGGCCCCGCGCTGCCGGGCGACACGCCCGACGATGCGCACGACGCGCGGCCCGAGCGCACCGCCCGGCGCCCGCTGTCGGCCGCGAACCAGTTGATCGACGCCGCGTGA
- the cydB gene encoding cytochrome d ubiquinol oxidase subunit II: MDVTVIWAAIIALGLFMYVVLDGFDLGIGIVFPFFPAEQERDLMMNTVAPVWDGNETWLVLGGAGLFAVFPIVYSTVLSALYLPLVFMLVCLIFRGVSFEIRAKARRTKHLWDLAFIGGSTGATFFQGVALGAFLQGIPVDGGRFASDAFGWLTPFSLLTGLGLIATYALLGCCWLVAKTEGDLQRRLHRVVWPLTVVLLGFIAVVSLWTPLQDTNIAQRWFATGLFWRLLPVPFLVAGCAVLMRRAVRERHDTTPFALALALVFLGYVGLLASLWPYAIPQSVTLWEAAAPRSSQTFTLIGAAVIIPVILAYTTMGYWVFRGKVRHEDQHYYHH; encoded by the coding sequence ATGGATGTCACCGTAATCTGGGCCGCGATCATCGCACTCGGCCTGTTCATGTACGTCGTGCTCGACGGCTTCGACCTGGGCATCGGCATCGTGTTTCCGTTCTTTCCCGCCGAACAGGAACGGGACCTGATGATGAACACCGTCGCGCCCGTGTGGGACGGCAACGAGACGTGGCTCGTGCTCGGCGGCGCGGGGCTCTTCGCGGTGTTTCCGATCGTCTACTCGACCGTGCTCTCGGCGCTGTATCTGCCGCTCGTGTTCATGCTCGTGTGCCTGATCTTTCGCGGCGTGTCGTTCGAGATCCGCGCGAAGGCGCGCCGCACCAAGCACCTGTGGGATCTCGCGTTCATCGGCGGCTCGACGGGCGCGACGTTCTTCCAGGGCGTCGCGCTCGGCGCGTTCCTGCAGGGCATTCCCGTCGACGGCGGCCGCTTCGCGAGCGACGCATTCGGCTGGCTCACGCCGTTCAGCCTGCTCACGGGCCTGGGGCTCATCGCGACCTACGCGCTGCTCGGCTGCTGCTGGCTCGTCGCGAAAACGGAAGGCGACCTGCAACGGCGGCTGCATCGCGTCGTGTGGCCGCTCACCGTCGTGCTGCTCGGCTTCATCGCGGTGGTGAGCCTCTGGACGCCGCTGCAGGACACGAACATCGCGCAGCGCTGGTTCGCCACGGGGCTGTTCTGGCGGCTGTTGCCGGTGCCGTTCCTCGTCGCCGGCTGCGCGGTGCTGATGCGCCGCGCGGTGCGCGAGCGCCACGACACGACGCCGTTCGCGCTCGCGCTCGCGCTCGTGTTCCTCGGCTACGTCGGGCTGCTCGCGAGCCTGTGGCCGTATGCGATTCCGCAGAGCGTGACGCTGTGGGAAGCCGCCGCGCCGCGTTCGAGCCAGACGTTCACGCTGATCGGCGCGGCCGTCATCATTCCGGTCATCCTCGCGTACACGACGATGGGTTATTGGGTATTCCGTGGAAAGGTGCGTCATGAAGACCAGCATTACTACCACCACTGA
- a CDS encoding YqaE/Pmp3 family membrane protein, with protein sequence MRLLLALLLPWLQFFTIGRPFAGIICLILQITLIGWLPAAIWSVYALSQYKTDRKIEEALGRRS encoded by the coding sequence ATGCGTCTTCTGCTCGCCTTGCTGCTGCCCTGGCTGCAGTTTTTCACGATCGGCCGCCCGTTCGCGGGCATCATCTGCCTGATCCTTCAAATCACGCTGATCGGCTGGCTGCCCGCGGCGATCTGGTCCGTGTACGCGCTCAGCCAGTACAAGACCGACAGGAAGATCGAAGAGGCACTCGGCCGGCGTTCCTGA